A single window of Rhizobium sp. NLR16a DNA harbors:
- a CDS encoding EF-hand domain-containing protein, whose amino-acid sequence MTTISAATSVSSHSYSKSSTSTSQDILSCSTVSAKKSTTSRQLDEDSSSSADKLMAQLVTLAMNRFDQSGSTGEADGGAGMDVADLDTDGYVSKPEFVAARPSDVSEDQAGTLFDSFDSEGAGSLSVDALAEAMSAQRSERPDGAPPPPPGDDDQLASMLADLDTDGDGLVSKAEFVAGRPSDVSENQTGTLFDSFDSEGAGSLSVDAATQAMSAQQSERPQGPPPSEDEDQFASLLSDLDTNGDGVVSLDEFMAGKPDDVTESQASQLFDLLDTSGTGSLSTQSAA is encoded by the coding sequence ATGACGACCATTTCGGCCGCCACGTCAGTCTCTTCCCATTCCTATAGCAAGAGCTCGACATCCACATCCCAGGACATCCTATCCTGTAGTACGGTTTCGGCGAAAAAATCAACCACAAGCAGGCAGCTCGACGAAGACTCGTCCAGCAGCGCCGACAAACTGATGGCCCAGCTGGTGACGCTGGCAATGAACCGTTTCGACCAGTCCGGCTCCACCGGCGAAGCCGACGGCGGCGCAGGCATGGACGTTGCCGATCTGGATACCGACGGCTATGTGAGCAAGCCCGAGTTCGTCGCGGCCCGGCCGTCCGATGTCAGCGAGGATCAGGCAGGAACGCTGTTCGACAGCTTCGACAGCGAAGGCGCAGGCTCGCTGTCGGTCGATGCACTCGCCGAGGCGATGTCCGCCCAGCGGTCGGAACGTCCCGATGGCGCGCCCCCGCCGCCGCCAGGCGACGATGATCAGCTGGCGTCCATGCTCGCCGATCTCGATACCGATGGCGACGGACTCGTCAGCAAGGCCGAATTCGTCGCAGGCCGTCCGTCCGATGTCAGCGAAAATCAGACAGGAACGCTGTTCGACAGCTTCGACAGCGAGGGCGCCGGTTCGCTGTCGGTCGACGCGGCAACCCAAGCCATGTCCGCCCAGCAGTCGGAGCGTCCCCAGGGGCCGCCGCCGTCCGAGGACGAAGACCAGTTCGCCTCCCTGCTTTCCGATCTCGATACGAATGGAGATGGGGTGGTGAGCCTCGACGAATTCATGGCCGGCAAGCCTGACGATGTCACCGAAAGCCAGGCGAGCCAGCTCTTCGATCTGCTCGACACCTCAGGCACCGGTTCATTGTCCACACAGTCCGCGGCCTGA
- a CDS encoding TetR/AcrR family transcriptional regulator, with amino-acid sequence MDIVDDPADEPRKRGRPKVSSDEDKRTHIVEVARRVFVKYGYAGSTTAIVASEAGVSKQTLYKLFQSKEELFAAVVGAHRRLMLDLPRPAEDISIAESLERIFMIDMDEDTDAERAGFLQLVFREAAQFPELIDILQREGILASRQHLADWLSDRRSEGRLSLDDPESGARMLMDMIFGGMGPPEGRVQAWPDRTLMLAHLHRCIAIFAAGVGAA; translated from the coding sequence ATGGATATCGTCGACGACCCCGCAGATGAGCCGCGCAAAAGAGGCAGGCCTAAAGTCTCCAGCGATGAAGACAAGCGGACGCATATCGTCGAGGTCGCCCGCCGCGTTTTCGTAAAATACGGTTATGCCGGAAGCACGACCGCGATCGTCGCCTCGGAGGCGGGTGTCTCCAAGCAGACGCTCTACAAGCTGTTTCAGAGCAAGGAAGAGCTGTTTGCCGCCGTGGTCGGCGCGCATCGGCGCCTGATGCTCGACCTGCCGAGGCCTGCCGAAGATATCTCGATCGCCGAGAGTCTCGAGCGTATCTTCATGATCGACATGGACGAGGATACGGATGCGGAACGCGCCGGCTTCCTACAGCTTGTCTTTCGCGAAGCGGCTCAGTTCCCCGAGCTTATCGACATTCTCCAGCGCGAAGGCATACTCGCCAGCCGGCAGCATCTCGCCGACTGGCTGAGCGATCGCCGGTCGGAAGGTAGGCTGTCGCTGGATGATCCGGAGAGCGGCGCCCGCATGCTGATGGATATGATCTTTGGCGGCATGGGCCCTCCGGAAGGCCGCGTGCAAGCCTGGCCGGACCGGACCCTGATGCTGGCCCATCTTCACCGCTGCATCGCGATCTTCGCCGCCGGTGTCGGGGCCGCTTGA
- a CDS encoding DUF1217 domain-containing protein gives MVSTYVSYLAVARNLNASLSSVASQATVARDSAYYKENIGKVTTVDEFMSDYKLYSYAMKAYGLEDMTYAKAFMKKVLESDLSDSSSFANSLSDGRYAEFAAAFKFSGETKTAQSDAQRDNLLDAYEDSFDTEVENIEDETDYFEENISSITSVDELLSSSRLKNYVLTAFGLSTEYTSTSFLKDVLTSDLDDADSFVNQLDDDVYVSLAKAFNFSQDGSVDGEVMSEDQLSLVTSAYAVASSTIASTETGEAYDTYFAAQIGNITSVDQLMSDDKLVSYLRTAYGLSDTETDNFISAALKSADTADAIGLSDLHDAFNFDEDGALADGDTAQTSEQTAATTAAFDENYQVLIANTDTEDAVDNYTTRIASVTSIDDFLVSNGDDDDDGNDDLPELWEMALRAFGIDSGEVSKSEVRKILESDPSDPKSYVNSLKDDRFEAFRNAFNFDSEGDVTVPLEAMSESVVDDYAAYYKQNKIRYFEGDELTEATDAADEEITYFRDQMATITSASEFLADDRLVAFALQAKGLDPEDVTSDDLEKMFSSDLDDEDSYVNKLEDNRFAELVGSFNFDQDGNISADPTGTVQQRGDVLETVDAYVRLTLEDDQGDSNTGVRLALYFERKAPEISSAYDILGDSALFEFFTTSFNLSRYVSNMDVDKQAEMIENFIDIKDLADPDKVDDLIKRFTAMYDMANGTGTTSTALSILTGSATISADTLLAMAQLKGG, from the coding sequence TTGGTTTCCACCTATGTAAGCTATCTCGCGGTCGCGCGAAATCTGAACGCCAGTCTCTCCAGCGTTGCGTCTCAGGCCACGGTTGCTCGCGACAGCGCCTATTACAAGGAAAACATCGGCAAGGTCACGACCGTCGATGAATTCATGAGCGATTACAAGCTCTATTCCTATGCGATGAAGGCCTACGGCCTCGAAGACATGACCTACGCCAAGGCCTTCATGAAGAAGGTGCTGGAGAGCGACCTCAGCGATTCATCGAGCTTCGCTAACAGCTTGAGCGACGGCCGCTATGCCGAGTTCGCCGCCGCCTTCAAATTCTCCGGCGAGACGAAGACGGCGCAATCGGATGCGCAGCGGGACAATCTGCTTGATGCTTACGAAGACTCATTCGACACCGAGGTCGAGAACATCGAGGACGAGACCGATTATTTCGAGGAGAATATCTCGTCGATCACATCCGTCGACGAGTTGCTGTCGAGCTCGCGGCTGAAGAACTATGTGCTGACGGCTTTCGGTCTCAGCACCGAATACACATCGACCAGCTTTCTCAAGGATGTTCTGACGAGCGATCTCGACGATGCCGACAGCTTCGTCAATCAGCTCGACGATGATGTCTATGTCAGCCTGGCAAAGGCCTTCAATTTCAGCCAGGACGGCTCGGTCGACGGCGAGGTGATGTCGGAAGACCAGCTATCGCTGGTGACAAGCGCTTATGCCGTGGCATCATCGACGATCGCTTCTACGGAGACCGGGGAGGCTTATGATACTTATTTCGCTGCTCAGATCGGAAACATCACCTCTGTCGATCAATTAATGAGCGACGACAAGCTGGTGTCCTATCTCAGAACAGCCTACGGTCTTTCCGACACCGAAACTGACAATTTCATCTCCGCGGCCCTGAAAAGCGCCGACACCGCCGACGCGATCGGCTTGTCCGACCTGCACGACGCCTTCAATTTCGATGAGGACGGCGCGCTTGCCGACGGCGACACGGCCCAGACGTCGGAACAGACGGCCGCGACCACGGCGGCCTTCGATGAAAACTACCAGGTGCTGATCGCCAATACCGACACGGAAGATGCGGTTGACAACTATACGACACGCATTGCCAGCGTCACCTCGATCGACGATTTCCTGGTGTCGAACGGCGATGATGACGATGACGGCAACGACGATCTCCCTGAATTATGGGAGATGGCGCTGCGGGCATTTGGCATAGACTCCGGCGAGGTCTCGAAAAGCGAAGTCCGGAAGATCCTCGAAAGTGATCCCAGCGATCCGAAGAGCTATGTCAACAGCTTGAAGGACGATCGGTTCGAGGCGTTTCGCAATGCCTTCAACTTCGACAGCGAAGGCGATGTGACCGTCCCGCTGGAGGCGATGTCGGAATCGGTCGTCGATGACTATGCCGCCTATTACAAGCAGAACAAGATCCGATATTTCGAAGGTGACGAGCTGACCGAGGCGACCGACGCCGCGGATGAGGAGATCACCTATTTCCGTGACCAGATGGCGACGATCACCTCTGCCAGCGAGTTTCTCGCTGACGACCGGCTGGTTGCCTTTGCGCTTCAGGCGAAGGGCTTGGATCCGGAGGACGTCACGTCGGACGACCTGGAGAAGATGTTTTCGTCCGATCTCGACGACGAAGACAGCTACGTCAACAAGCTCGAAGACAACCGCTTCGCCGAACTGGTCGGCTCGTTCAATTTTGACCAGGACGGCAATATCTCGGCTGATCCTACCGGGACGGTGCAGCAGCGCGGCGACGTCTTGGAAACGGTCGACGCCTATGTCAGGCTGACGCTCGAGGATGATCAGGGCGACAGCAACACCGGCGTGCGCCTTGCACTCTATTTCGAACGCAAGGCACCGGAGATCTCGAGTGCCTATGACATTCTGGGCGACAGCGCGCTGTTCGAATTTTTCACCACGAGCTTTAACCTGTCCCGCTATGTCTCGAATATGGACGTCGACAAGCAGGCCGAGATGATCGAGAATTTCATCGACATCAAGGACCTCGCCGATCCGGACAAGGTCGACGATCTGATCAAGCGCTTTACCGCCATGTACGATATGGCGAACGGCACCGGCACCACGTCGACGGCGCTTTCCATCCTGACCGGCTCGGCGACGATCAGCGCCGATACGCTGCTTGCGATGGCACAGTTGAAAGGCGGCTGA
- a CDS encoding transporter substrate-binding domain-containing protein codes for MIISFRAGLMSLAVAALVSTPVLAEGSKLDEVLARGHLVLGTGSTNAPWHFKSADDKLQGFDVDMGHIVAKALFGDPDKIEFVNQSSDARIPNITTDKVDITCQFMTVTGERAQQVAFTIPYYREGVGLMLKADGKYADYAALKAAGSSVTISVLQNVYAEAMVHAALPEATVDQYESVDLIYQALESGRADAAATDQSSLAWYMTQNQGRYKDAGYGWNPQTYACAVKRGDQDWLNFVNTALHEAMTGVEFDFYAKSFKTWFGKDLAPPQIGFPVEFK; via the coding sequence ATGATCATTTCCTTTCGCGCCGGCCTGATGTCGCTGGCCGTCGCCGCCCTGGTGTCGACGCCTGTGCTTGCCGAGGGCAGCAAGCTCGACGAGGTGCTGGCCCGCGGTCATCTCGTGCTCGGCACGGGCAGCACCAATGCGCCCTGGCACTTCAAGAGCGCGGACGACAAGCTTCAGGGCTTCGATGTCGACATGGGCCACATCGTCGCCAAGGCCCTGTTCGGCGATCCGGATAAGATCGAATTTGTCAACCAGTCGTCGGACGCCCGCATTCCGAACATCACCACCGATAAGGTCGACATCACCTGCCAGTTCATGACCGTTACGGGCGAACGCGCCCAGCAGGTCGCCTTCACCATTCCCTATTATCGTGAGGGCGTCGGCCTGATGCTCAAGGCGGATGGAAAATATGCTGATTATGCCGCTCTGAAGGCTGCCGGCTCCTCGGTCACCATCTCGGTTCTCCAGAACGTATACGCCGAAGCTATGGTGCACGCCGCATTGCCGGAGGCGACCGTCGACCAGTATGAATCCGTCGACCTGATCTATCAGGCGCTGGAGTCGGGGCGTGCCGATGCCGCCGCCACGGACCAGTCGTCGCTCGCCTGGTACATGACGCAGAACCAGGGCCGCTACAAGGACGCCGGCTACGGCTGGAACCCACAGACCTATGCCTGCGCCGTCAAGCGCGGTGATCAGGATTGGCTGAACTTCGTCAACACCGCTCTTCACGAAGCGATGACAGGTGTCGAGTTCGACTTCTATGCCAAATCCTTCAAGACCTGGTTCGGTAAGGATCTGGCGCCGCCGCAGATCGGTTTCCCCGTCGAATTCAAGTGA
- a CDS encoding amino acid ABC transporter permease — protein MGYTLNFAAVWRNFDFLLSGLALSLGLAAISILIGAAIGLVMAFALTSRSRFALVPARVYVTVIRNLPILVLVLFAFFALPQMGLRLDKMKSFVLVLSLYSGAYLAEVFRAGLLSIPRGLTEAGLAIGLTAMQIRSSIIAPLMLRNVLPSLSSTIISLFKDTSLAAAIAVPELTFAARKINVESFRVIETWMVTSALYVATCFLIAALMRLVERRLALPR, from the coding sequence ATGGGTTACACACTGAACTTCGCTGCCGTCTGGCGCAATTTCGACTTTCTCTTAAGCGGACTTGCCCTCAGCCTCGGCCTTGCCGCGATTTCGATCCTGATCGGGGCCGCAATCGGTCTTGTGATGGCTTTCGCGCTGACGTCGAGGAGCCGCTTCGCGCTCGTGCCGGCGCGCGTCTATGTCACCGTCATTCGCAACCTGCCGATTCTCGTTCTCGTGCTTTTCGCCTTTTTCGCGCTGCCGCAGATGGGCTTGCGCCTCGACAAGATGAAAAGCTTCGTGCTGGTTCTTTCGCTCTATTCCGGGGCCTATCTGGCCGAGGTGTTCCGCGCCGGACTGCTGTCGATCCCGAGAGGGTTGACGGAAGCCGGCCTTGCCATCGGCCTGACGGCAATGCAGATCCGCAGCTCGATCATCGCACCGCTGATGCTGCGCAACGTGCTGCCATCGCTATCCTCGACGATCATCTCGCTCTTCAAGGACACCTCGCTTGCCGCTGCCATCGCTGTGCCCGAGCTGACCTTTGCCGCCCGCAAGATCAATGTCGAGAGTTTCCGCGTCATCGAAACATGGATGGTTACATCAGCCCTCTATGTCGCCACCTGTTTCCTCATCGCCGCCTTGATGCGCCTCGTCGAGCGCCGTCTGGCCCTGCCGAGATAG
- a CDS encoding amino acid ABC transporter permease: MSHTFLEQLWIARYVIMNGIAMTVSISLLAILAGSVLGVFVGLALVYGGIVLRLLVRAYTDIIRGTPVLVLVLASYYVSAAVGLDLGPFSAGVLALAVFCSSHVGEIVRGALQAIPKGQTEAAKAIGLTFTQTFTSVLWPQAMRQCLPAWVNTAAEMVKASTLLSVIGVAELLLRTQEIISRNFMSLQFYFLAGGLYFIVNYGIEHFGKYVERKTALPS; this comes from the coding sequence ATGTCTCACACCTTTCTCGAACAACTCTGGATCGCCCGCTACGTCATCATGAACGGCATTGCCATGACGGTGTCGATCTCGCTGCTGGCCATTCTCGCGGGCTCCGTGCTCGGTGTTTTTGTCGGTCTGGCGCTGGTTTACGGCGGCATCGTCTTACGTCTCCTCGTGCGTGCCTATACGGATATCATCCGCGGCACACCGGTGCTCGTGCTCGTACTGGCAAGCTATTATGTCTCCGCCGCGGTCGGTCTCGATCTCGGACCGTTCTCCGCCGGCGTCCTCGCCCTTGCCGTTTTCTGCTCTTCCCATGTCGGCGAAATCGTGCGCGGAGCGCTTCAGGCGATCCCGAAGGGCCAGACCGAAGCGGCCAAGGCGATCGGTCTGACCTTTACCCAGACTTTCACCTCGGTGCTGTGGCCGCAGGCCATGCGCCAGTGTCTGCCGGCCTGGGTGAATACGGCGGCCGAGATGGTGAAGGCCTCGACGCTGCTCTCCGTCATCGGCGTCGCCGAGCTTCTCCTGCGCACGCAGGAGATCATCTCCCGCAATTTCATGAGCCTCCAGTTCTATTTTCTGGCCGGCGGTCTCTATTTCATCGTCAACTACGGCATCGAGCACTTCGGCAAATATGTCGAGCGCAAGACCGCCCTGCCGTCCTGA
- a CDS encoding amino acid ABC transporter ATP-binding protein: MAKTILDIKGLRKTYGIHEVLKGVDCAVQEGEVISIIGSSGSGKTTLLRCVNMLEEFQSGTISLDGEEIGYHVDGATRRRKSEKEIARQRALTGMAFQQFNLFPHMSAAENVMLGLVKVKKMTKPEARIIAEKWLDRVGLAARANHYPGQLSGGQQQRVAIARAIAMSPRLMLFDEVTSALDPELVGEVLQVIKGLAADGMTMLLVTHEMRFAYEVSSRVIFMNQGVICEEGDPKEMFVRPKTERLAEFLKTSSFH; encoded by the coding sequence ATGGCCAAGACCATTCTCGACATCAAGGGTCTGCGCAAGACTTACGGTATCCACGAAGTTCTCAAGGGGGTCGATTGCGCCGTTCAGGAAGGCGAGGTCATCTCCATCATCGGCTCCTCAGGCTCCGGCAAGACCACCTTGCTGCGCTGCGTCAACATGCTCGAGGAATTCCAGAGCGGCACGATCAGCCTCGACGGCGAGGAGATCGGCTATCACGTCGACGGCGCGACGCGCCGGCGCAAGAGCGAGAAGGAGATTGCCCGTCAGCGCGCCCTGACCGGCATGGCTTTTCAGCAGTTCAATCTCTTCCCGCATATGAGTGCTGCCGAAAACGTCATGCTCGGCCTCGTCAAGGTGAAGAAGATGACGAAACCGGAAGCCCGCATCATTGCCGAAAAATGGCTCGACCGGGTCGGCCTCGCCGCCCGCGCCAACCATTATCCCGGTCAGCTCTCCGGCGGCCAGCAGCAGCGTGTTGCGATTGCCCGCGCCATCGCCATGTCGCCGCGGCTGATGCTGTTCGACGAAGTGACCTCCGCGCTCGATCCGGAATTGGTGGGCGAAGTCCTGCAGGTGATCAAGGGGCTTGCTGCCGATGGCATGACCATGCTGCTCGTCACCCATGAAATGCGTTTCGCCTACGAGGTTTCGTCGCGCGTAATCTTCATGAACCAGGGCGTCATCTGCGAGGAGGGCGATCCGAAGGAAATGTTCGTGCGCCCGAAAACCGAACGGTTGGCGGAATTTCTCAAAACCTCGAGCTTCCACTAA
- a CDS encoding GntR family transcriptional regulator — protein MQDSHASETTQKSIEATIVSGILSAKIRPGTRLGENQLAALFGVSRTRVREAMMRLETRGIVHVSPRRGWFVVEPSAEDAIAVYDARRVVEAGLLRSMGVLTEEGRKALDAHLNAERNAMAAGDRQRLTYLMGDFHIRIAELSGNTIIVDILRDLTARTILISMLYQSEFHAAQSHEGHCRIFEAMQAGDFVRAAELSVEHLDEVEMGLDLTARPDPLSDLRNSLSLPPKAAFSISQPSDPKITPSKEQ, from the coding sequence ATGCAAGATAGCCACGCATCCGAGACCACGCAGAAATCCATTGAGGCAACGATCGTCTCCGGGATCCTTTCTGCCAAGATTCGGCCGGGCACGCGTCTTGGCGAAAATCAGCTGGCGGCGCTCTTCGGCGTGTCCCGAACCCGCGTCCGTGAAGCCATGATGCGTCTGGAGACACGCGGCATCGTGCATGTCAGCCCCCGGCGCGGCTGGTTCGTCGTCGAGCCCTCCGCTGAGGATGCGATCGCCGTCTATGATGCAAGGCGTGTCGTCGAGGCCGGATTGCTGCGCAGCATGGGCGTGCTGACGGAGGAGGGACGCAAGGCTCTCGACGCCCATCTGAACGCGGAGCGGAACGCGATGGCGGCGGGCGACCGCCAGCGCCTGACCTATTTGATGGGCGATTTCCATATCCGCATTGCGGAATTGAGCGGCAACACGATCATCGTCGACATCCTGCGCGACCTGACCGCAAGGACGATCCTCATTTCGATGCTCTATCAATCCGAATTTCATGCGGCGCAGTCCCATGAGGGGCACTGCCGTATTTTCGAGGCCATGCAGGCAGGGGATTTCGTCAGAGCCGCGGAGCTCTCCGTCGAACATCTTGATGAAGTGGAGATGGGCCTCGACCTCACGGCGCGTCCGGATCCGCTTTCGGATCTGCGCAATTCCCTGTCGCTTCCGCCTAAGGCCGCGTTCTCCATCTCCCAGCCGTCAGACCCAAAAATCACACCATCAAAGGAGCAATGA
- a CDS encoding transporter substrate-binding domain-containing protein encodes MLTRRIFFAIAALAATFSFNSPSHADALADITARGTLRVAVPQDFPPFGSVGTDMAPVGYDIDMANLIAQKLGVKAELVPVTSANRVPYLQTNKVDLVISSLGKNAEREKVIDFSVAYAPFFNGVFGPADLSVAKAEDLAGKSIGVTRGAVEDLELTKIAPADATIKRYEDNNGTISAFLSGQVDIIATGNVVAAAILAKNPPKRPELKFLIKNSPCYIGLNKEQSALLEKVNGIVAAAKADGSLNAISQKWLGAGLPSDL; translated from the coding sequence ATGCTGACCAGACGGATCTTCTTCGCAATCGCGGCTCTCGCCGCGACCTTCAGCTTCAACTCGCCGTCTCACGCCGATGCTCTTGCCGACATTACGGCGCGCGGTACGTTGCGTGTCGCAGTCCCGCAGGATTTCCCGCCTTTCGGCAGTGTCGGCACCGATATGGCGCCGGTGGGCTACGATATCGACATGGCCAATCTCATTGCCCAAAAGCTTGGCGTCAAAGCCGAACTTGTGCCGGTCACGAGCGCCAACCGCGTCCCCTATCTGCAGACGAACAAGGTCGATCTCGTCATATCGAGCCTCGGCAAGAATGCGGAGCGCGAAAAGGTGATCGATTTCTCGGTCGCCTACGCGCCCTTCTTCAACGGCGTGTTCGGTCCGGCCGATCTTTCGGTCGCCAAGGCGGAAGATCTCGCGGGCAAGAGCATCGGCGTCACACGCGGCGCCGTGGAGGATCTCGAGCTGACGAAGATCGCGCCGGCCGATGCGACGATCAAGCGTTACGAGGACAATAACGGCACCATCTCGGCGTTCCTCTCCGGCCAGGTCGACATCATTGCTACCGGCAACGTCGTGGCGGCTGCGATCCTCGCCAAAAACCCTCCCAAGCGCCCTGAGCTGAAGTTTCTGATCAAGAACTCGCCCTGCTACATCGGCCTCAACAAGGAACAGTCCGCGCTTCTGGAGAAGGTGAACGGCATTGTCGCCGCCGCCAAAGCCGATGGCAGCTTGAATGCGATATCGCAGAAGTGGCTCGGTGCCGGTCTGCCGTCCGATCTTTAA